In one Pseudarthrobacter oxydans genomic region, the following are encoded:
- a CDS encoding prealbumin-like fold domain-containing protein — translation MACLALILTGVTSAQATLSGAQLNAQDGNLVVDTGDIKDWANIGIDCSTLTGGCGLDLPTGQTDNSFGTGTKEDTAVPSVVDGSIPNNKSDLTRFYAKFVEESNGSTYAYLAWERVQEPNGTTNMDFEFNQSSVLSSNGVTPVRTAGDVLIKYDLSQGGVNPILGFHRWITTGARTLCEAANATPCWGKVQPLTGTFEGSINTAVVTDPIAPNAPRDLSVRTFGEAAINLTAAGIVGTDPCLPFSSAYLKSRSSDSFTAALKDFIAPISVATSKCADINVLKTDDDSPASPLAGAVFTLYNDAAPVGGTFDPATDLAVTPATTCTTGADGKCSFSQVLQGNYWVVETTTPTGHDTAVPQAVTVVGGTNVSLTFVDPRDFKIIVLVCKEADNSLYSSQVTVDGVNKDSLATAPSGTTAAQLCSLGGAAYDDKSYGGHPANVDIPQ, via the coding sequence ATGGCTTGTCTGGCTTTGATCCTTACCGGAGTCACGTCGGCTCAGGCCACGCTCTCCGGAGCCCAACTAAACGCTCAGGACGGCAACCTGGTCGTCGACACAGGCGACATCAAAGACTGGGCGAACATCGGCATTGATTGTTCAACGTTGACCGGTGGTTGCGGTCTCGATCTTCCAACCGGCCAGACAGACAATTCATTCGGTACAGGCACGAAGGAAGACACCGCAGTACCGTCCGTCGTCGACGGATCCATCCCCAACAACAAGAGCGACCTGACACGCTTCTACGCCAAGTTCGTGGAAGAATCCAACGGCAGCACGTACGCATACCTCGCGTGGGAGCGGGTCCAGGAACCAAATGGCACTACCAACATGGACTTCGAATTCAACCAGTCGTCTGTGCTGTCCTCCAACGGTGTGACCCCCGTCCGTACGGCCGGCGATGTCCTGATCAAATATGACCTGTCCCAAGGCGGCGTGAATCCGATTCTTGGATTCCACCGGTGGATCACCACCGGTGCCCGGACGCTCTGCGAGGCAGCCAACGCGACCCCCTGCTGGGGCAAAGTCCAGCCATTGACCGGAACTTTCGAGGGTTCAATCAACACCGCTGTGGTTACGGACCCCATCGCACCCAACGCTCCGAGAGATCTGAGTGTCCGGACCTTCGGCGAAGCAGCCATCAACCTGACCGCTGCCGGTATCGTCGGCACGGACCCTTGCCTGCCGTTCAGCAGTGCGTACTTGAAGAGCCGCTCCTCAGATTCATTTACAGCGGCTCTGAAGGACTTCATCGCCCCGATATCCGTCGCCACGTCCAAGTGCGCCGACATTAACGTGCTGAAGACCGACGACGACTCGCCGGCCTCCCCACTGGCCGGTGCCGTCTTCACGCTCTACAACGATGCCGCACCTGTCGGCGGAACCTTTGATCCGGCAACAGACCTGGCCGTAACCCCCGCCACAACCTGCACCACCGGCGCCGACGGCAAGTGCTCGTTCAGCCAGGTTCTCCAAGGCAATTACTGGGTAGTTGAGACCACCACACCAACGGGGCACGACACGGCAGTGCCCCAAGCAGTGACCGTCGTGGGGGGCACGAACGTCAGCCTGACCTTTGTAGACCCGCGCGACTTCAAGATCATCGTGCTCGTCTGCAAGGAAGCCGACAACTCGCTGTACTCAAGCCAGGTCACGGTTGATGGCGTCAACAAGGACTCGCTGGCCACGGCTCCCTCAGGCACCACGGCCGCCCAGCTTTGCAGCCTGGGCGGCGCTGCGTATGACGACAAGAGCTACGGCGGTCACCCCGCGAATGTGGACATCCCGCAGTAG